The Diorhabda sublineata isolate icDioSubl1.1 chromosome 6, icDioSubl1.1, whole genome shotgun sequence genome includes a window with the following:
- the LOC130445761 gene encoding peptidoglycan-recognition protein LC-like, whose amino-acid sequence MVGLEVMPYVISSKSNSNFQDGGLEVHNKQINQVECVSLSTTEESFREEDESDDEYDNAVVVKDELNVPNFGSVNVVNSNDVHFGNKTVYKGPVTIKQFVYPKSDLNNDVIGLNGILQTDCGVANEAFQNDREVSTSERKLQERVQENEITATSRLNKGAEWIKTFPKNTIFFMVLILVSITIISAILIWKYQVKSIPLDNRVNVVEEEDKDQPIDYQSDGYAALSKKVRIVSRLGWLAQPPSEPIDKLTTPVSLIIIQHTATESCSSQAQCVFQTRTIQTFHMESKSWSDIAYNFLIGGDGAVYEGRGWTKVGAHTYAYNSISLGIGFIGTFNAEVPNEKMINAFNNLADLGVRLGYLTNDYKILAARQLSGTESPGKAFYDVIKTWTHWTNKLS is encoded by the exons ATGGTTGGATTGGAAGTAATGCCGTATGTTATTTCGTCTAAATCGAATTCTAATTTCCAAGATGGCGGCCTCGAAGTGCATAACAAACAAATTAATCag GTGGAGTGTGTTAGTTTATCCACAACTGAAGAATCGTTTAGAGAAGAAGACGAAAGTGACGATGAATACGATAACGCCGTTGTCGTCAAGGACGAATTAAACGTACCCAATTTCGGTAGTGTAAACGTAGTGAATTCGAATGACGTACATTTCGGTAATAAAACAGTTTACAAAGGACCTGTTACTATAAAACAATTCGTCTATCCCAAAAGTGATTTAAACAACGATGTTATTGGTTTAAACGGTATCTTACAAACGGATTGCGGTGTTGCCAATGAAGCTTTCCAAAATGATCGAGAAGTCTCGACGTCGGAACGTAAATTACAGGAGAGAGTACAAGAGAATGAAATTACGGCTACGAGTCGTTTAAATAAAG GTGCGGAATGGATTAAAACGTTTCCCAAAAACACTATTTTCTTTATGGTACTCATATTGGTGTCCATTACAATAATTTCAGCTATCCTAATATGGAAATATCAAGTAAAATCTATTCCTTTAGATAATAGAGTGAACGTTGTGgaagaagaagacaaagatcAACCAATCGATTACCAATCAG acGGATACGCGGCCCTAAGTAAAAAAGTCCGAATAGTTTCCCGACTGGGGTGGTTGGCGCAACCCCCTTCTGAACCCATAGACAAACTAACCACACCGGTCTCGTTGATAATTATCCAACATACGGCCACCGAATCTTGCAGTTCTCAAGCCCAGTGCGTTTTCCAGACGCGTACGATACAAACTTTCCACATGGAAAGCAAATCCTGGAGCGATATAGCCTACAATTTCCTCATAGGCGGCGACGGGGCCGTTTACGAAGGCAGAGGTTGGACTAAAGTCGGGGCTCATACGTACGCTTACAATTCCATCAGTCTCGGTATCGGATTCATCGGTACTTTCAACGCGGAAGTACccaatgaaaaaatgataaacgcTTTCAATAATCTAGCCGATTTGGGAGTCAGATTGGGATACTTAACGAACGATTACAAAATATTGGCTGCTAGGCAGCTTTCTGGAACGGAAAGTCCTGGAAAGGCGTTTTACGACGTCATCAAGACTTGGACGCATTGGACTAATAAACTGAGTTGA
- the LOC130445760 gene encoding LOW QUALITY PROTEIN: spondin-1-like (The sequence of the model RefSeq protein was modified relative to this genomic sequence to represent the inferred CDS: substituted 1 base at 1 genomic stop codon) — protein MKFVIKIWILIFFSKSTRSSIGLRCDMIPEGVTSPKLKDTDRYRIEISGNPEYYIPKEQYTVILKGANKYNGSQIKFTHFIISLTNEKFEKDIESESTVIGTIQLYGDTLTKFSDSCQNAVIQADPQPKTEIQILWMAPSRINGCIKFRATVVESVDNWYSEDGELTKILCAESPDDDDVQPKLMKHCCACDEAKYEVIFEGLWSRNTHPKDFPSEGXLTRFSDIIGASHTVNYTFWNYGGFASEGLRQLAEHGNTRMLESELKSKSDHIRTIIKARGVSYPNITGRTFAVFRVDNRHHLMSIVSMIDPSPDWIVGVSGLELCLRNCTWIESKRLNLYPWDIGTDDGITYLSPDLPSSPRQPIRRLKSNFPNDPRSPFFDTSGHRLKPLARLTISRQRLYEKICDSATMEDVDDNSNNCETEPWSEWSPCSVTCGRGVKYKQRRYVKEESKYNCHRKLTERASCEAVQKYCRIAPVRERIDPMCELGPWLEWSGCSVTCGKGVKTRERKFKNRLAAKTCLVGKHKPMILQQNSECQGRGVCDEKTTHDQETCVYTFWTDWSPCSSTCGKGFKERYRFPIINDNRTKQYFPISEYFTSSDRNHQSNDPCLNVARETVECVEKPCGNVTKEYNETACGLPKDTGRCKSNEDRWYFDTAKKQCSLFNYSGCGGNMNNFNTLEKCQTLCAKYQNDLRSTSNIKKKETKVSFSGSSKFSYYKSGMQRKRESN, from the exons atgaaatttgttatcaaaatatggattctaatatttttttcaaaatctacaaGGTCTAGCATAGGTTTGAGATGCGATATGATACCCGAAGGTGTTACTTCACCAAAATTAAAAGATACCGACAGATACCGAATAGAAATATCGGGAAATCCCGAATACTATATCCCGAAAGAACAATATACAG TGATTCTGAAAGGAGCTAACAAGTATAATGGTTCTCAAATCaaatttacacattttattatatctCTAACCaacgaaaaattcgaaaaagaCATTGAATCGGAATCGACAGTTATTGGAACGATACAACTTTACGGGGATACCCTGACAAAGTTCAGTGACAGTTGTCAGAACGCGGTGATACAAGCGGATCCGCAACCCAAAACGGAAATCCAA aTACTTTGGATGGCTCCTTCGAGGATAAACGGTTGTATTAAATTTCGAGCTACAGTTGTGGAATCTGTCGACAATTGGTATAGCGAAGACGGGGAATTGACGAAAATTTTATGCGCGGAATCGCCGGACGACGACGACGTCCAACCTAAACTTATGAAACATTGTTGCGCCTGCGACGAGGCTAAATACGAGGTGATATTCGAAGGTTTGTGGTCGAGAAATACGCATCCGAAAGATTTTCCTTCGGAAGGATGATTAACGAGATTCAGCGATATAATCGGCGCTTCCCATACGGTGAATTACACGTTTTGGAATTATGGCGGATTCGCCAGCGAAGGACTACGACAATTGGCCGAACATGGTAACACCAGGATGCTGGAAAGCGAATTAAAATCCAAG AGCGACCATATTAGAACAATAATAAAAGCGAGGGGCGTAAGTTACCCTAATATAACGGGACGAACCTTCGCGGTATTTAGGGTGGATAACCGTCACCACCTCATGTCGATCGTTTCAATGATCGATCCGTCTCCTGATTGGATCGTCGGTGTTTCCGGTTTGGAGTTATGTCTTCGGAACTGCACTTGGATCGAATCCAAGAGGCTGAATTTGTACCCGTGGGATATTGGAACCGACGACGGAATCACCTATTTG TCTCCAGATTTACCGTCATCGCCTCGACAACCGATACGAAGGTTAAAAAGTAATTTCCCTAATGATCCGAGATCGCCGTTTTTCGATACGAGCGGGCATCGTTTAAAACCTTTGGCACGTTTGACTATATCCAGACAGAGactgtatgaaaaaatttgcGATTCGGCAACTATGGAAGATGTAGATGATAATTCTAATAATTGTGAAACGGAACCGTGGTCTGAATGGTCTCCTTGTTCTGTTACGTGCGGTAGag GTGTTAAATACAAACAAAGACGATACGTAAAGGAAGAAAGCAAATATAATTGTCACAGGAAACTGACGGAACGAGCCAGTTGTGAGGCGGTGCAAAAATATTGCAGAATCGCTCCTGTAAGGGAACGGATCGACCCTATGTGCGAATTAGGACCGTGGTTGGAATGGTCGGGGTGTAGTGTCACGTGCGGTAAAGGTGTTAAAACGAGAGAAAGGAAATTTAAAAACAGGTTAGCCGCGAAAACTTGTTTGGTCGGTAAACACAAACCGATGATTCTGCAACAAAATTCGGAATGTCAAGGGAGAGGTGTATGCGATGAAAAGACGACCCAT GATCAAGAAACTTGTGTTTATACGTTTTGGACTGACTGGTCTCCATGTTCTTCCACGTGCGGAAAAGGTTTCAAAGAAAGATACCGTTTTCCGATAATTAATGACAATagaacaaaacaatattttcctaTATCGGAATATTTTACGAGTTCTGATCGAAATCACCAATCGAATGATCCCTGTTTGAACGTTGCCAGGGAAACAGTCGAGTGCGTGGAAAAACCATGTGGGAATGTCACTAAAGAATATAACG AAACGGCTTGTGGTCTTCCTAAAGATACTGGAAGATGTAAAAGTAATGAAGATAGATGGTATTTCGATACGGCTAAAAAACAATGCAGTTTGTTCAATTACAGCGGATGCGGGGGAAATATGAACAATTTTAATACTTTGGAAAAATGTCAAACGTTATGTGCCAAATACCAAA ATGATTTAAGGTCTACttcgaatataaaaaagaaagagaCGAAGGTATCTTTTTCTGGTAGTTCAAAGTTCAGTTACTATAAATCGG GAATGCAACGAAAAAGagaatcaaattag
- the LOC130445763 gene encoding spondin-1-like, which yields MYFKTIFIGTLFLISLSCSLDCDLIPDNIKGPKNRNDIDRYILSIQGNPKSYTPNQKYNVSLMVNPDKRPQKSFRQFVLSLESIEGTSTTQSYRPTGQFEFETGLQMLTQFSDKCPNTVVENSKIPKREIQVNWIAPPENSGCIAIKATVVESRENWFSEDGQLTKILCEDTEIDENVKPPSVDRCCACSEAKYEIAFEGRWTRNTHPRNFPSDVWSTKFSDIIGASHRKSHSFWNEQQLASEGLKELAETGSTYTVESEIKKKGTNIRTIIKARGLQHPNITESSYAVFRVDSKNHQVSIATKIIPSPDWFVGVSNFELCQSDCTWIESYTLNLYPMDAGIDDGIGYMSSRPLLYNQKPIMPITPNHPNDPRSPFFSEDGSPMNPIAKIHFTRQRLYEKSCETDEDGNMEEENDCRTNDWTDWTPCTAQCGLGKQTRIRTYVDKLASSDCSLDLVQERQCLDTSRCKKPHNRYYSTKQSSTEENNREEQENDTEEKKNSNEKSSAEIDKESSENSEEQEKGNDVTEATNSQEDNETVNKSDSEVGEVGESGEKAEVGEGSEESGEDKGGEEGEGGESEGGEKEEDSNEKNNSDNTDENETKKDGDSNEEKKTDEGDDEETECRVGEWSEWSSCSATCGYGTKTRDRKLLDERNEDKCDVELQENKRCRGGKRGCSNGDGDSNCKNNNWGLWSSCSVTCGTGIKRRLRLPPGSDDESDESDCSNSEIVKCHIPCNDKSRIGESLVIEQKPDGRVTDCRTTDWSIWGKCQIRGATCGSGTKKRYRQIMRHAENGGRACPRKLIQSKRCVIPCVSSTATENERALPTEEEEKKPECIMSDWTAFTPCSSICGSKSMQLKTRKILYKPPGAVCPPRVIYKPCNLPLACANDGRPIFR from the exons ATGTATTTCAAAACGATATTTATCGGAACTTTATTCCTGATTTCGCTAAGTTGTAGCTTAGACTGTGATTTAATACCAGACAATATAAAGGGACCGAAAAATAGAAATGATATAGATCGTTATATACTTTCTATACAAGGCAATCCAAAATCGTATACTCCGAATCAAAAATACAACG tTTCTTTAATGGTGAATCCTGATAAACGTCCACAAAAGTCGTTCAGACAATTCGTTTTATCACTAGAATCGATAGAAGGTACTTCTACTACCCAATCGTATCGACCTACTGGTCAGTTTGAATTCGAAACGGGTCTTCAAATGCTGACGCAATTCAGCGATAAATGCCCAAATACCGTGgtagaaaatagtaaaatacCCAAAAGGGAAATCCAG GTTAATTGGATAGCTCCTCCCGAAAACAGCGGTTGTATCGCCATAAAAGCGACAGTAGTCGAATCGAGAGAGAATTGGTTCAGCGAGGACGGGCAGTTGACTAAAATTTTGTGCGAAGACACCGAAATAGACGAAAACGTTAAACCTCCTTCCGTCGACAGGTGTTGCGCATGCTCGGAGGCTAAATACGAG atagcTTTTGAAGGTCGTTGGACGAGAAATACTCATCCCAGGAATTTTCCTTCGGATGTATGGAGTACGAAATTTAGCGATATAATCGGGGCGTCCCATAGAAAATCTCACTCCTTCTGGAACGAACAACAATTAGCTAGCGAAGGATTGAAAGAACTAGCAGAAACCGGAAGTACGTATACAGTGGAAtcggaaattaaaaaaaag GGAACGAATATCCGAACTATAATAAAAGCGAGAGGTCTGCAACATCCGAACATAACCGAATCCTCATACGCGGTATTCCGAGTCGACAGTAAGAATCATCAAGTTTCCATAGCAACCAAGATAATACCGTCCCCCGATTGGTTCGTGGGAGTATCGAACTTCGAATTATGTCAAAGTGATTGTACGTGGATCGAGTCGTACACTTTGAATTTGTACCCGATGGACGCGGGTATCGATGACGGAATCGGTTATATG tcGTCTCGACCGTTACTTTATAATCAAAAACCGATCATGCCGATCACCCCCAATCACCCGAACGATCCGAGATCGCCGTTTTTCAGCGAAGACGGTAGCCCGATGAACCCGATCGCCAAGATCCACTTCACCAGACAAAGACTCTACGAGAAATCGTGCGAAACGGACGAAGATGGAAATATGGAGGAGGAAAACGATTGTCGAACTAACGATTGGACCGATTGGACGCCTTGTACTGCGCAATGCGGTCTCGGAAAACAAACTAGAATCAGAACGTACGTAGATAAATTGGCTTCTAGTGATTGCTCCTTGGATTTAGTACAAGAACGACAATGTTtag aTACTTCAAGATGTAAAAAACCCCATAACCGTTATTATTCAACCAAACAAAGTAGTACGGAAGAAAACAATAGAGAAGAACAAGAAAACGATacggaagaaaaaaaaaattccaacgAAAAATCTTCGGCGGAAATAGATAAAGAATCGAGCGAAAATTCTGAGGAACAAGAAAAAGGAAATGACGTCACAGAAGCGACGAATTCTCAAGAAGACAACGAGACTGTGAACAAAAGTGATTCTGAAGTGGGGGAAGTAGGGGAGAGCGGGGAGAAAGCGGAAGTAGGAGAGGGCAGCGAGGAGAGTGGGGAGGACAAAGGAGGTGAGGAAGGTGAAGGCGGGGAAAGTGAAGGGGGAGAGAAGGAAGAGGattccaatgaaaaaaataattccgaCAATACGGAcgaaaacgaaacaaaaaaagatgGAGATTCTAACGAGGAAAAAAAAACCGATGAAGGTGATGATGAAGAAACCGAATGTAGAGTTGGGGAATGGTCGGAATGGTCGAGTTGTAGTGCCACGTGCGGTTACGGTACGAAAACAAGAGACAGAAAATTATTGGATGAGAGAAACGAAGATAAATGCGACGTAGAACTGCAGGAAAATAAGCGGTGTAGAGGTGGGAAGAGAGGTTGTAGTAACGGCGAC GGTGATTCGAATTGTAAGAATAACAACTGGGGTCTTTGGTCTAGTTGCAGCGTCACTTGCGGTACCGGAATCAAAAGAAGATTGAGGTTACCGCCCGGAAGTGACGACGAAAGCGACGAATCCGATTGTTCGAATTCGGAAATTGTCAAATGTCACATTCCGTGCAACGACA AATCGAGAATTGGTGAAAGTTTGGTAATCGAACAGAAACCGGACGGTCGCGTGACTGATTGTAGAACAACCGATTGGTCCATTTGGGGTAAATGTCAAATACGCGGAGCCACTTGTGGAAGTGGAACTAAAAAGAGATATCGACAAATAATG cGTCACGCGGAAAATGGCGGTAGAGCATGTCCTAGGAAACTAATTCAATCGAAACGCTGCGTCATTCCTTGCGTTTCGTCGACAGCTACCGAAAACGAACGAGCGCTACCGACGGAGGAAGAGGAGAAAAAGCCGGAGTGTATAATGTCCGACTGGACGGCGTTCACTCCGTGCAGTTCGATATGCGGATCAAAATCTATGCAATTGAAAACTAGGAAGATATTATATAAACCACCGGGGGCTGTATGTCCTCCGAGAGTTATCTATAAACCTTGTAATTTACCTTTAGCTTGTGCCAACGACGGACGGCCTATATTTCGATGA